Within Amycolatopsis sp. cg5, the genomic segment GTTTCGTCGCGTCGGCGACGGCGATCGTGCGAGAGGCTCGCTGAAGCGCGAGTTGTTTCACGGCCGAATCCTCGAGTGAGAATTCCGAATAGCCGTCTTCGGCGTGCACTCCGCCCAGCGAAAGCACGAAACAGTCGAAACTGAGTTCGCCCAGCGCGCGCAGCGTTATCGGGCCGACCAAAGAACCTTCGGCGGGTCGCGGTTCTCCGCCCAGCAGAAGGAGCCGGACGCCGGGGACGTCCGTCAAGCGCGCCGCGGCTTGCAGGCTCAGCACGCCGACGGTGACCGGAGCGCGTTCGGCGAGCGCCGCGGCGACGTGGACCGTGGTGGTGCCCGCGTCGAGCAGCACCGTCTCGCCCGGCCGGATCAGGCTCGCGGCCAGCGCGCCGATGCGGGCTTTCGTCGCTTCCTGCCACTTCGCGCGGGCGGCGAACCCGGATTCGGGCTCGCGGGTCGCGGTCGCCGCGCCGCGGATCCGCTGGAGCAGGCCCTGGGCCTGCAGCGCGTCGAGATCACGGCGGACGGTCATCTCGGAGACGCCGAGACGGTCCGCGAGGTCGGTCACGGAGATCCGGCCGGCGGCCTGGACGAGGCGGAGGGTGACGTCGAGTCGATCGGCTACCGGCACGGTCATTTTCTATCACGAGCATGTGCGAAGTGGTAGATCTATGTTCGCAGCCAAACTGGTCAGAAGGCTTGTCAGATTGCGAGAGTCGAAGCTACTGTGCGGTAGGTCACGGCGGCGGTGCCGTGCCGGAGGGAGCCTCGACGATGCTCGATCGGATCGGCGCCACCTGTCACTCGCTGTCCGTGCTGGTCAAGGCCGGGATGGTGGAGATCGGCCGCCCGGATCTCGCGGTCGCGTCGCTGCGGGCGGTGCGCGGGCTCGGGCCGATCGCGGGCGCCGCGAAGGTGTCGGCCCGCCGCGATCCGAA encodes:
- a CDS encoding DeoR/GlpR family DNA-binding transcription regulator encodes the protein MTVPVADRLDVTLRLVQAAGRISVTDLADRLGVSEMTVRRDLDALQAQGLLQRIRGAATATREPESGFAARAKWQEATKARIGALAASLIRPGETVLLDAGTTTVHVAAALAERAPVTVGVLSLQAAARLTDVPGVRLLLLGGEPRPAEGSLVGPITLRALGELSFDCFVLSLGGVHAEDGYSEFSLEDSAVKQLALQRASRTIAVADATKLGTRAFSRIAGLDAAAEFVTDRAAEDPETHPVGPRTLDALRDAGTTVHLA